CGGACACGCACGGCCTACGTTAGCGCGCAACTGTCGCAGGAACTCGAACTCATCGCCACCGTGGCCGTTGAACAGGCCGACAACTTCCTCGCGCAGGAGAGATTGCGCTTCGAGTCCGGCGTCGCGTCAGAGCTCGACGTGCTGAGGGCCGAGGTATCGGCGGAGAACCTGCGCCCCGATCTCGTGCGGGCGCGCAACGCTTCGGCCGTTGCCACCTTGGACCTGAAGGCGCTGCTCGACATTCCGCCAGCGACGCCGCTGCGTCTGTCGACGGCGCTCGACGTGCCAACGGCGGAGCGGCGTGTGAGCGATGCCGCGCGGCGTGCGGACGCTCTCGATGACCGCCCTGCGTTGAAGGCCGCCGAGCGCACGGTGGCAATTCGGCGCGAGCAGCTGCGCATCGCGCGCGCTGGGCATTTGCCGACGGTGAGTCTCCGCGCAAATTATGGTCGCCAGGCATTCCCGCAGACGGTTTTCGGCTTCAACGGCGTCGACTGGCGCAATGACTTCAATGCCGTTGTCGGCGTGCAGATCCCGATCTTCTCGGGCTTCCGCGTCGATGCTGAAGCAGAGCAAGCCACCGTTGCGTTGGCCCAGGAGGAACTGCGGCTCACCCAGCTACGTGAGGGGGTCGCGTTGCAGTACGAGCGAGCGGTGGGGGAGCGTGAACGTGCCGAGGCCAGCCTCGCGGCCCGTGAGCGTACGGTCGCCCAGGCGACTCGCGTGCACGACCTCACTGTGCTGCGCTACGAGCAGGGGCTGGCGACGCAGCTCGAAGTCGCCGATGCCCGACTCGGACTTCTGCGTGCCCGCACGGCGCTGGCGCAGGCGACTGCTGACTATCACCTCGCCGCCGCGGCCATTGTGCGCGCGTTGGGCGAGACGACCGTGAGTTTCTGATGACGACCTCCACACCCTCCGGATTTTCTCGAATGACGGCCCGCCTTCCGCTGCTGCTCCTCCTCGCCGCGTGCGCCGCTTGTGGCGGCGCAGATGCCTCGCCGGAGTCCGCGGCCGCCACCGCGGCTGTCGAGCGCCCCGTTACGCTCGTGGAGGCCGATCTTCTGACCGCCGAGACCGGCGATCTGACCACCGGCGTGTCTCTCTCGGGGATGCTCGAGCCCGCGGCGACGGTAACCGTCGCGGCGCAGGTCGAGGGCACCCTTGGCCAGGTATTGGTGAATCGCGGCAGCGCGGTCGTCGAAGGCGCGCGGCTCGCGACGCTCCAGGCCGATGGCGTGCGCGCTCGTGTCGCCGCCGCCGAAGCGAACGTTGCGGTCGCGAGGACGCGGCGCGACGCGTCGCGCCGTCTCTTCGAGGCCGGGGCAATCAGCAAGATCGACCTTGAGAGTTCCGAGGCCGCGTTCGCTGCCGCAGAGGCCCAGTCCGCGGCCGCGCTCGAGAGCGCGGGATTCACGGCCGTCACAGCGCCGATTACGGGGACGGTGAGCGATCGCCGCGTCGACGCGGGCACGGCGGTCCGCGTGGGGGACCCGCTCTTCACGGTGGTGAGCACGACAGAGCTAGAACTCGCCGGCCGTGTGCCGGTCGACGAAGCCGGTGCGATCCGCGTGGGCCAGGAGGTGCGATTCAGCATTGATGCCCTGGCGGGGCGAGAGTTCACTGGCCGCGTCGCGCGCAAGGATCCGATCGCCGACCCCGTCACGCGGCAAGTGGGGGTGTACGTTCGGCTGGCGAATCCGCGGAATGAAATCACGGCCGGGCAGTATGCGCGCGGGGAGGTCGCGGGGCGTACGCTTCGTGCGACGCTACGCGTGCCCGAGACCGCGGTGCTCGGTAGCGGCGCGGAGGCGGTTGTGTTCGTCTTTGCCGACGGGCGACTTGAGCGCCGGTCCGTGACGGTCGCCGCGCGCAGTGCGCGCGACGGCGTGGTCGCGATCAGCAGCGGTCTTACGACGGGCGAGCGTGTGCTGATGCGCCCAACACTCGGCCTGGCCGACGGCCAAGCCGCTGTGATTTCGGGAGAGCGTTGAGAATGACAACGCCGTCACTCCCAGACGCTGGCGACCGAGAGTCGAAGGGCTCTGGCCTCAGCGGCGTTGCTGTCGCACGCCCCGTCTTCACCCTGATGATGATGCTCGGGCTGATCGTGCTTGGTATCTTCGGCTTCCGCCGCTTGAGCATCGACCAGTTCCCGAACGTCGACATCCCGGTGATCACGGTGCAGACCGTGTATCCGGGCGCGAGCGCCGAGACTGTCGAGCGCGAAGTCACGGAGCGGATGGAGCGGGCATTCAACCCCGTCGAGGGCGTGGACCGCATCACGTCCGTGTCGCTCGAGGGCGTTTCGCAGGTCATCATCGAGTTCGACCTCGGACGAGGCGCCGACCTCGCGGCACAGGACATCCGGACGAAGATCGAGACGATTCGTCGCGATCTTCCGGTGGACATCGATCCTCCTCTGGTGCAGAAGTTCGATCCGTCCGCGCAAGCAATCATATCACTGGCGCTCTCGTCGGCCTCGCTGCCGCTCACGCAGCTAACCACGCGCGCCGATGAAGAAATCCGTCGCGCGCTGGAATCGGTGCAGGGCGTGGGCGAGGTACGCCTCGCGGGCGGCATCCGCAAGGAAGTGCGCGTCTCGCTGAAGCCAGAGCGGCTACGGGCGCTTGGCGTGACGGTTAACGAGGTCATGACCGCGCTTCGCCTACAGAACCTTGAGGTGCCGGCAGGTCGCCTCGAGCGCGGCAGCACGGAAACGCTCGTGCGCGTGACGGGCCGCATCACGGATCCGGCGCAGTTCAACGAGATCATCGTTGCGAACCGCCGCGGCACTCCCGTGCGGCTCAGGGAAGTCGCGACCGTCATCGAGGGTGGCGAGGACGAGCGCTCAGTCGCCTTGGTCAACGGCACTCGCGCGGTCGCGCTCGATGTCATCAAGATTTCCGGCTCAAATACCGTGGAGGTCGCGGACGGTGTACTTGAGGCGCTCGACGGGATCCGCGCGCAACTGCCGCCGGGCACTGAGCTTCAGGTCGTGCGCGACAATTCCGTTATGATTCGCGCCTCGGTCACCGATGTGCTGCACGAACTCGTACTCGGCGCGATTCTCACGGTGGTGATCGTGATGCTCTTCCTCAACGACTGGAAGGCCACGGCCATCACCTCCTTAGCGCTGCCAGTGTCGGTGGTGAGTTCATTCATCCTGATGAGCGCGCTAGGCTTCACGCTGAACATGTTGACGTTGATGGCGCTGGCGCTATCCATCGGCATTCTCATTGACGACGCAATCGTTGTCATCGAGAACATCGTCAGGCATCGCGAGATGGGAGCGAGCGCACGGGAGGCGGCGTTGAGGGGCACCAGCGAGATTCAACTCGCCGTGCTCGCGACGACACTGGCGATCGTCGCCGTGTTCGTGCCGGTGGCGTTCATGGGCGGCATCATCGGTCGCTTCTTCTTCCAGTTCGGTCTCACCGTTGCCTGGGCGGTGCTGGTTTCGCTGTTCGTGTCGTTCACGCTGACGCCAATGTTGGCAGCCTGGTGGGGCGTCGACCCGCACTCCGCGAGCCATCATTCCGGCGGCAATCTGTTGACGCGAATCATCACTAAGTTCAACGTATGGTTCGACTCGATCGCCGAGCGGTACCGAGGCGTCATTTCCTGGTCGGTGGCGCATCGCAAGGCGACGTTGGCGGTAGCCGGGGTGTCATTCGTCGGTGCGTTCGCTCTGTTTCCGCTTATCGGCGGCGCGTTCACGCCGGACGTGGACAACGGCGAGTTCACGGTGACATTCGAGACGCCAGAGGGATCGAGCCTCGAGTACTCCCGTGGCAAGTTAGCGCAGATCGACGCAAACCTCCGAGCGATATCTGAGGTGCGCTACACCTACGCGACCATCGGCGCGGGCGCCACTGGCACCGTGACCAACGGTGAAGTGTTCGTGAAGCTCGTCCCCGCTGCGGATCGAAGCGTCTCGCACCTGGACCTGATGGCGCGCGCGAGGCAGTTACTCTCGCCGATTTACGGGGTGCGCACTGCAGTGCTCGCCCCCTCGGGTCCCGGGGGTACGCAATCGCCGCTGATCGTAAACGTGCGCGGCAATGCGGTGGATACGCTGCAGCAGATCTCGGGAAAGGTGGCGGCAGCGATGCAGGCTATGCCCGGTGTTGTGGACGTCGCGACATCGCTCGGCGATCCGCGGCCGGAGTATCGCATCGAGGTGCGCCGCGATGTCGCGAACGATGCCGGACTGGACATCGGGCAAGTTGCGGCGACAGTGCGGCCGTTTATGGCCGGCGAGGTAGCGACCCGCTGGGAAGACCCGACTGGCGAGGAGCGCGACGTGCGAGTCCAGGCCGAGACGGAGGCCCGCATCTCGGAGCGCGATCTCGAGTTGCTACCGCTAGCGACAATGCGTCGCAATGCGGATGGGTCCGCCGTGACGATCCCACTCGGAGCAGTCGCACGCGTAACCCGCAGCTCCGCGCCGGCGCAGATTGATCGTCAGGACCTGCAGCGCTCCGCGAGCATTACGGCGGCCACTGAAGGCGACCTCTCGATTTCGGAGGCCTCGGCGCAGATTCGCGCGGCCATTGCGCAAATCGAGCTGCCGGCCGGCTACACCGTTCAGCTGGGAGGCGAAACCGAGCAGCTCGAGGAGACGGCCGGCTTCATGATTGAGGCCATCGTGCTGGCGATCGTGCTGATTTTCCTTATCCTTGCGTCTCAGTTCGAGTCGCTGACGCAGCCGTTTGCAATCATGCTCTCCCTGCCGCTTTCGCTGATTGGCGTGCTCCTCGCGCTGCTTGTTACGAACGACACTCTTAATATGATGTCGATGATTGGTGTCATCCTGCTGTTCGGCCTCGTGGTGAAGAACGCAATCCTACTCGTTGACAACGCCAACGAGCGCCGGGCTGCAGGCCTGGACCGGGTTGCGGCGGTCATCGAGGCGGGCGTAATCCGGCTGCGGCCGATTATGATGACCACGTTGGCAATGATCGCGGGCATGCTGCCGATCGCGCTCGCGATGGGCGAAGGCGGCGGCTTCCGAGCACCGATGGCGCGGGCGGTAATCGGTGGATTGATCACGTCGACAATCCTGACCCTGGTGGTGGTGCCGGTGGCATACCTGTACCTCGACGAGTTCGGGAGCTGGGTCGCGCGCAAGGTTACGCGGCGCGATGCCTGACCTGCCGGGGCGGAGCACGCGCGAGCGGCTGTTGGCGGCCGCCGCAAAGTGTTTCGCGGCCGGTGGCTCGCACGGTGCGACGACGCGCGCGATTGCCTCGGCGGCTGGGGTGAATGAGGTGACGATCTTCCGGCTCTTCGGAGGCAAGGAGCGCTTGCTGGTTGAGGCGAAGGTCAAGCTCTTGGCAACAATCGCGGTGGAACCGCTACCGCCGCAGCCCGGCGACGCCATGAGCGACATCACACACTGGGCGGGCGAGTCAGTTGCGCAGTTGTCGCGCGTGCGTGACCTGTTGAGGCATGACCTTGCAGAGGCAGCGTCCAGTTCCACCGCGAACTCAGCGGGCCGACTACTCGGGGAGATGAACGAAGAGCTTGCGCGTTACCTCGGCGCATTGGAAGGCGTCCGGATCACGAGAGCGCGGCTGGAAGCGACAGTTGCAATGTTTGTTGCCGCGTTGGTGACCGAGGCAATCATCGGCGTGTCGACCCGGGGCCGGCCCTGGTTGCCGTACGAGGTGCGCCTGCACTTGTATGTCGCAGCTACATTGGACGCCGTTCGCTCAGATCACGGCGAGGCCGCAGAGTGATTGCGCGGAGATGGGCGAGACGATCGCCCGCGCAATCAACCCATTCGCGCCTGTGTGAGGTCACAGTACCGCTTCTTCTGCCCTCCCGTCGGAACGACCGGCTCTGACGCCAGCGGTTCTGTTTTCTCCAGGTGTGCGAGCAGGCTCCTAACATCCCGCGGATCGAAAACGACAGCTTCGATCGAACGACGTTCCGGCGTGACAGATTACCGTGACGAGGCCTAGCGTGGAGAGCAATGCGCGGTCTCGTGGCGAGGGGAACGAGCGCCCCGGCGCT
This window of the Gemmatimonadota bacterium genome carries:
- a CDS encoding efflux RND transporter permease subunit; its protein translation is MLGLIVLGIFGFRRLSIDQFPNVDIPVITVQTVYPGASAETVEREVTERMERAFNPVEGVDRITSVSLEGVSQVIIEFDLGRGADLAAQDIRTKIETIRRDLPVDIDPPLVQKFDPSAQAIISLALSSASLPLTQLTTRADEEIRRALESVQGVGEVRLAGGIRKEVRVSLKPERLRALGVTVNEVMTALRLQNLEVPAGRLERGSTETLVRVTGRITDPAQFNEIIVANRRGTPVRLREVATVIEGGEDERSVALVNGTRAVALDVIKISGSNTVEVADGVLEALDGIRAQLPPGTELQVVRDNSVMIRASVTDVLHELVLGAILTVVIVMLFLNDWKATAITSLALPVSVVSSFILMSALGFTLNMLTLMALALSIGILIDDAIVVIENIVRHREMGASAREAALRGTSEIQLAVLATTLAIVAVFVPVAFMGGIIGRFFFQFGLTVAWAVLVSLFVSFTLTPMLAAWWGVDPHSASHHSGGNLLTRIITKFNVWFDSIAERYRGVISWSVAHRKATLAVAGVSFVGAFALFPLIGGAFTPDVDNGEFTVTFETPEGSSLEYSRGKLAQIDANLRAISEVRYTYATIGAGATGTVTNGEVFVKLVPAADRSVSHLDLMARARQLLSPIYGVRTAVLAPSGPGGTQSPLIVNVRGNAVDTLQQISGKVAAAMQAMPGVVDVATSLGDPRPEYRIEVRRDVANDAGLDIGQVAATVRPFMAGEVATRWEDPTGEERDVRVQAETEARISERDLELLPLATMRRNADGSAVTIPLGAVARVTRSSAPAQIDRQDLQRSASITAATEGDLSISEASAQIRAAIAQIELPAGYTVQLGGETEQLEETAGFMIEAIVLAIVLIFLILASQFESLTQPFAIMLSLPLSLIGVLLALLVTNDTLNMMSMIGVILLFGLVVKNAILLVDNANERRAAGLDRVAAVIEAGVIRLRPIMMTTLAMIAGMLPIALAMGEGGGFRAPMARAVIGGLITSTILTLVVVPVAYLYLDEFGSWVARKVTRRDA
- a CDS encoding efflux RND transporter periplasmic adaptor subunit, with amino-acid sequence MTTSTPSGFSRMTARLPLLLLLAACAACGGADASPESAAATAAVERPVTLVEADLLTAETGDLTTGVSLSGMLEPAATVTVAAQVEGTLGQVLVNRGSAVVEGARLATLQADGVRARVAAAEANVAVARTRRDASRRLFEAGAISKIDLESSEAAFAAAEAQSAAALESAGFTAVTAPITGTVSDRRVDAGTAVRVGDPLFTVVSTTELELAGRVPVDEAGAIRVGQEVRFSIDALAGREFTGRVARKDPIADPVTRQVGVYVRLANPRNEITAGQYARGEVAGRTLRATLRVPETAVLGSGAEAVVFVFADGRLERRSVTVAARSARDGVVAISSGLTTGERVLMRPTLGLADGQAAVISGER
- a CDS encoding TolC family protein, translating into RTRTAYVSAQLSQELELIATVAVEQADNFLAQERLRFESGVASELDVLRAEVSAENLRPDLVRARNASAVATLDLKALLDIPPATPLRLSTALDVPTAERRVSDAARRADALDDRPALKAAERTVAIRREQLRIARAGHLPTVSLRANYGRQAFPQTVFGFNGVDWRNDFNAVVGVQIPIFSGFRVDAEAEQATVALAQEELRLTQLREGVALQYERAVGERERAEASLAARERTVAQATRVHDLTVLRYEQGLATQLEVADARLGLLRARTALAQATADYHLAAAAIVRALGETTVSF
- a CDS encoding TetR/AcrR family transcriptional regulator translates to MPDLPGRSTRERLLAAAAKCFAAGGSHGATTRAIASAAGVNEVTIFRLFGGKERLLVEAKVKLLATIAVEPLPPQPGDAMSDITHWAGESVAQLSRVRDLLRHDLAEAASSSTANSAGRLLGEMNEELARYLGALEGVRITRARLEATVAMFVAALVTEAIIGVSTRGRPWLPYEVRLHLYVAATLDAVRSDHGEAAE